Part of the Planctomycetota bacterium genome, TGCAAGAAGACGCTCGCCGAGCGCGGCCTCGACACCGGTGCCGAGCAGATGGGCATCGCCTTCAACACGCACAAGCACACGCTCCGCGGCATGCACTACCAAGCCGACCCGCACGCCGAGACCAAGTTCGTCCGCTGCACCCAGGGTGTGATCTGGGATTGCATCATCGACCTGCGACCGGGGTCACCGACGTTCAGGCAATGGGACGCGGTCGAGCTGTCGGCGCTGAACCGGCGAACGTTTTATGTGCCGAAGGGGTTCGCGCACGGCTATCTGACGCTGACGGAGAACGCCGAGGTGACGTACCTGATGACGACGGCGTACGAGCCTGGGGCCGGCCGTGGCGTGCGGTGGGATGATCCGGCGTTCGGCATTGATTGGCCGGCCAAGCCGGCGGTGATCAACGACCGTGACGCGACTTACGGTGACTTCCGACCGAACCGTGTTGCGGGGCAACGCGGCTAAGCGCATAGTTGCAGTTCACCCAGCTGCGTTGCTCCGCAACGCGGTTCGAATATTCGATCATGATCGAACTCCTCGAACAGCTCTACGCGATCAAAGGCCGCAGTATCACCGGGCCGGGACTGCGGGCGACGCTGGACGCAATCGGCCGTGAGGTGAACGGGCTCGGAGAGTGGCAACGCCATTCGG contains:
- the rfbC gene encoding dTDP-4-dehydrorhamnose 3,5-epimerase, translated to MQFTASKLDGAWIIDVQRFDDERGFFARTWCKKTLAERGLDTGAEQMGIAFNTHKHTLRGMHYQADPHAETKFVRCTQGVIWDCIIDLRPGSPTFRQWDAVELSALNRRTFYVPKGFAHGYLTLTENAEVTYLMTTAYEPGAGRGVRWDDPAFGIDWPAKPAVINDRDATYGDFRPNRVAGQRG